One genomic segment of Erysipelotrichaceae bacterium 66202529 includes these proteins:
- a CDS encoding DJ-1/PfpI family protein, which translates to MEKRIAVLVYPQFSLQEVTNLMYLFRWNYEIMTDIVYTDKEPVQSEEGVSVLPDKTCSEFHAEDYKCLILPGCSDIRDAIHNQKLKMFLESFRDNTDFLIGAICSGPVFLAQAGLLQGKRYTDSLFVEMREQFPFIEEQNFIAAPVVESENIITAGGSAFNDFAVHIARKLGYECPDHILSGYMDDWKQEDYMHHLSQEDNQEFQNNFHDLLKK; encoded by the coding sequence ATGGAAAAAAGGATTGCAGTACTGGTGTATCCACAGTTTAGTTTGCAGGAGGTTACAAACCTGATGTATTTATTTCGCTGGAATTATGAAATCATGACTGACATTGTATACACGGATAAAGAACCTGTTCAAAGTGAGGAGGGTGTAAGTGTATTGCCGGATAAAACTTGCTCTGAATTTCATGCAGAAGACTATAAATGTCTGATACTTCCAGGGTGCAGTGATATTCGTGATGCTATCCATAATCAAAAGCTGAAGATGTTTTTAGAATCCTTTCGTGATAATACTGATTTCCTGATTGGAGCGATTTGTTCAGGGCCGGTATTTCTGGCACAGGCAGGCTTGCTACAGGGAAAACGCTATACGGATTCCCTGTTTGTTGAAATGAGAGAGCAATTTCCATTTATAGAGGAGCAGAATTTCATCGCTGCACCTGTCGTAGAGTCTGAAAATATCATCACTGCAGGAGGCAGTGCCTTCAACGATTTCGCTGTTCATATTGCACGGAAGCTCGGATATGAATGTCCGGACCATATTTTATCCGGTTATATGGATGATTGGAAACAAGAGGATTATATGCATCATCTTTCGCAGGAAGACAACCAGGAATTTCAAAACAATTTTCATGATTTACTCAAAAAATAA